The following coding sequences lie in one Mesorhizobium sp. NZP2298 genomic window:
- a CDS encoding recombinase family protein, producing MNEKLKVQSHHLERSAYLYIRQSSMRQVMENVESTKRQYDLRGRAIGLGWHDDQITVIDSDQGESGASAAWREGFQRLVSDVGMGRAGIVMGLEVSRLARNNADWHRLLEICALADTLILDEDGVYDPANFNDRLLLGLKGTMSEAELHVIKARLRGGILNKARRGEYRCPLPTGFIYNEVGGVVLDPDAQIREMITHFFETFSRVGSATQTVKAFAREGLLFPSRFRNSKRVVFQPLTTSAALRTLHNPRYAGVYAYGQCLYRRTVDGKKQFRKREPNEWLACIPDAHPGYISWEQFQHNLKALETNGLGYQTARVSPPREGAALLQGRVICGRCGCHMRARYVTRRGQVDTWYVCSRAYVSRGEPHCQSIAGWPVDAAIGELIAAEMTPAAVELALEIRKEIEARYDEADKLRLRAVERAQIDADLAQRRFMLVDPNNRLVADTVEREWNDKLRMLSDLREERVSALREDRATTMQSAID from the coding sequence ATGAATGAAAAGCTCAAGGTCCAATCGCATCATCTCGAGCGGAGCGCTTACCTCTACATCCGACAGTCATCGATGCGACAGGTCATGGAGAATGTCGAAAGCACCAAGCGTCAATACGATCTTCGTGGTCGCGCGATCGGGCTTGGATGGCACGACGACCAGATCACCGTCATCGACAGCGACCAGGGCGAATCCGGCGCTTCAGCGGCGTGGCGCGAAGGCTTCCAGCGCTTGGTGTCCGATGTCGGCATGGGGCGCGCGGGGATCGTCATGGGCCTGGAAGTATCTCGCCTCGCCAGAAACAACGCGGACTGGCATCGGCTGCTGGAGATCTGCGCTTTGGCCGACACGCTCATTCTCGACGAAGATGGCGTCTACGATCCGGCCAACTTCAATGACCGGCTTCTGCTGGGCCTCAAGGGCACGATGAGCGAGGCCGAGTTGCACGTTATCAAAGCCCGGTTGCGCGGTGGCATTCTCAACAAAGCACGCCGCGGCGAATATCGCTGTCCCCTTCCGACCGGCTTCATTTACAATGAGGTTGGCGGTGTGGTCCTTGATCCAGACGCTCAGATCCGGGAGATGATCACCCACTTCTTCGAGACGTTCTCGCGGGTCGGGTCGGCTACGCAGACCGTCAAGGCGTTTGCCAGGGAAGGTCTGCTCTTCCCATCCCGGTTCCGCAACAGCAAGCGGGTGGTCTTCCAACCGCTGACCACATCGGCGGCCTTACGCACGCTGCACAATCCTCGCTACGCGGGCGTCTATGCCTATGGTCAGTGTCTTTACCGCAGAACCGTCGACGGAAAGAAACAGTTCCGCAAGCGGGAGCCCAATGAATGGCTCGCATGCATCCCGGACGCCCATCCCGGCTATATCAGTTGGGAGCAGTTCCAGCACAACCTCAAGGCGCTCGAGACCAATGGCCTAGGCTACCAGACCGCGCGCGTCTCGCCACCGCGCGAAGGCGCGGCTTTGTTGCAGGGTCGCGTCATATGCGGGCGGTGTGGCTGTCACATGAGGGCCCGTTACGTCACCCGGCGCGGCCAGGTGGACACTTGGTACGTCTGCAGCCGCGCCTACGTCTCTCGGGGTGAGCCTCACTGCCAGTCGATCGCAGGCTGGCCCGTCGACGCGGCGATCGGTGAACTGATCGCCGCGGAAATGACGCCCGCCGCCGTGGAGTTAGCTCTGGAGATCCGAAAAGAGATCGAAGCGCGCTATGACGAAGCGGACAAACTCCGGCTCCGTGCCGTCGAACGCGCCCAAATCGATGCCGATCTTGCACAGCGGCGGTTTATGCTGGTCGATCCGAACAACCGCCTGGTTGCCGACACCGTTGAACGCGAATGGAACGACAAACTGCGCATGCTGTCTGATCTACGAGAAGAAAGAGTGAGTGCTCTGCGCGAAGACCGAGCGACTACGATGCAATCCGCGATCGATTGA
- a CDS encoding IS66 family transposase, protein MGVETSSLNADFFARIALLGAAVSARDITIAQRDEQLRRERAEAALRIQRLQLQIDRFNRKAFGRSSEKLGQMRLELEDLETDFAASGPISSCPSSLTPTRCGCCRCASSTPTCRARGSFASRCPVVPALQEAGTSTGVVRNLQVGVPILGLCLGYQRIGSVSASVSARTSPMHGRYPHTAMALSTLRSFRLERPLFSV, encoded by the coding sequence TTGGGTGTCGAAACAAGCTCCCTCAACGCTGATTTCTTCGCCCGGATTGCGCTTCTGGGAGCGGCCGTTTCTGCCCGTGACATCACCATCGCCCAACGCGATGAGCAGCTTCGAAGAGAGCGCGCCGAGGCGGCACTTCGCATCCAGCGCCTGCAGCTGCAGATCGATCGCTTCAACCGCAAGGCCTTCGGCCGTTCGTCCGAGAAGCTGGGCCAGATGCGGCTCGAACTCGAGGATCTCGAGACCGATTTCGCCGCCAGCGGGCCGATATCGAGCTGCCCATCGTCGCTGACACCGACAAGGTGCGGGTGTTGCCGGTGCGCAAGCTCAACCCCAACCTGCCGCGCACGCGGGTCGTTCGCGAGCCGTTGTCCCGTGGTCCCTGCACTCCAAGAGGCCGGAACATCTACCGGCGTAGTGCGGAACCTTCAGGTTGGCGTGCCTATTCTCGGCCTTTGCCTCGGATACCAGCGTATTGGAAGCGTTTCGGCGAGCGTGTCTGCCCGCACGTCGCCTATGCACGGGCGATATCCGCATACAGCCATGGCTCTTTCAACTTTACGCTCGTTTCGGCTCGAAAGACCACTGTTCTCAGTATAA
- a CDS encoding tyrosine-type recombinase/integrase: MSASGLQSAFAKVRKLAGLDDGKPLRPHDLRHRFAVTRLSLWHEQRANVQALLPLLATYLGHARYSDTAYYLTGSADLLAIAAERAFLDGGAA, from the coding sequence CTGTCGGCGAGCGGCCTGCAAAGCGCTTTCGCTAAGGTCCGCAAGCTCGCCGGCCTTGATGACGGCAAGCCTTTGAGACCGCACGATCTCAGGCACCGGTTCGCCGTGACCCGTCTTAGCCTCTGGCACGAACAGCGCGCCAACGTTCAGGCGCTGCTGCCTTTGCTTGCCACTTACCTCGGCCACGCCAGGTACAGCGACACGGCCTACTACCTCACTGGCTCTGCGGATCTTCTCGCCATTGCGGCGGAGCGCGCTTTCCTCGATGGAGGTGCAGCATGA
- a CDS encoding M24 family metallopeptidase, protein MLCRHEAHLAGLEDALNTVRPGATCSDVAGAFYRTIEKLGLKKDTRCGYSVGIDWVDHPASLNEVDKTELKPNMTFHLMLGNWMEDDFGYVISETFRVTESGVEVLTNMPRKLFEV, encoded by the coding sequence CTGCTTTGCCGACACGAGGCACACCTTGCCGGTCTGGAGGACGCGCTGAACACAGTCCGGCCAGGGGCCACCTGCAGCGACGTCGCCGGAGCATTCTATCGCACGATTGAGAAACTGGGTCTAAAGAAGGACACCCGATGTGGCTACTCCGTAGGCATTGATTGGGTTGACCACCCCGCTAGCCTCAACGAGGTAGACAAGACAGAGCTCAAGCCGAACATGACATTCCATCTGATGCTGGGTAACTGGATGGAGGACGATTTTGGATATGTCATTAGCGAAACATTCCGTGTAACTGAATCCGGCGTCGAAGTATTGACCAATATGCCGCGGAAGCTTTTCGAGGTTTAG
- a CDS encoding tyrosine-type recombinase/integrase: MLEFYFSYRGVLKRLRSGALGGEMDRFAEHFFTLGYKRASAKIYLSRIARFSQFAATRSGPMPIHQDVIDSYLSTFMTDCPRIGAVSALAHALRVAPERFIASVPSVDADPDAPLLASFSDYLRRVRGLEPKTREGVLLGGRRFLDWFRHYHLGQDLEALTAEQVLAAFEHRLSLSATSSSRTAATSHIRTFLRFLYWAGHHRQDFARVVPRTPSWRLAHLPPRLAWDDVRQAIDAIGATTPVDIRDRAVLLLLATTGIRNGELRAIQLQDIDWRAGEVFVRRTKGKRDRVVPLLEETGAALADYILRARPKVDSPYLFLSFAPPLGPFKCASPVSRIVRKRLRHGGVELGRVAGAHLLRHSLATPARQAAKADQRGRRSSWPPEHQHNGAVGEGCGLATRRGRTPLSGRRGMTAFARFLGEKVERYIELRHSLGYSFSKQAGTLRAFARYVERAQFHAPATRTMALDFVLAFGGAANSRTTRHGVLRRFYEYLAVYDAQTETLERRVFPRSRAIPPPRILSDSSTQVRAFRQASLSGGGRWQR; encoded by the coding sequence ATGCTCGAGTTCTATTTTTCGTATCGTGGGGTACTCAAGCGCCTGCGTAGCGGTGCGCTCGGCGGCGAGATGGATCGCTTCGCGGAGCATTTTTTCACGCTCGGTTATAAGCGAGCGTCCGCCAAGATTTACCTGAGCCGGATTGCGCGCTTTAGCCAGTTTGCCGCGACGCGCTCTGGTCCGATGCCGATCCATCAAGATGTCATCGATAGCTATTTGTCCACGTTTATGACGGATTGTCCACGCATTGGAGCAGTGTCGGCGCTGGCACACGCACTGCGAGTGGCTCCGGAGCGGTTCATTGCTTCCGTTCCCAGTGTGGATGCTGACCCGGATGCTCCGCTTCTGGCTTCCTTTTCGGACTATCTGCGCAGGGTGCGGGGCCTGGAGCCGAAGACCCGCGAAGGCGTTCTTCTGGGCGGCCGCCGCTTTCTGGATTGGTTCCGCCATTACCATCTCGGCCAGGATCTCGAGGCGTTGACGGCTGAGCAGGTCCTTGCTGCTTTCGAGCATCGGCTGTCACTATCGGCGACCTCCAGCAGCCGCACGGCAGCGACTTCTCACATTCGAACATTTCTTCGGTTTTTGTATTGGGCTGGCCACCATCGCCAAGATTTCGCCCGCGTTGTCCCAAGGACGCCCTCTTGGCGTTTGGCACATTTGCCGCCGCGCCTTGCATGGGATGACGTTCGGCAGGCGATCGATGCGATCGGCGCAACGACGCCGGTCGACATCCGCGATCGAGCCGTCCTGCTGCTGCTCGCCACCACGGGCATTCGCAACGGCGAGCTACGAGCCATTCAGCTCCAGGATATCGACTGGCGAGCTGGCGAGGTTTTTGTCCGGCGCACCAAGGGCAAGCGTGATCGGGTGGTACCACTCCTCGAGGAGACCGGCGCCGCACTCGCCGATTACATCCTGCGCGCTCGACCGAAGGTGGATAGTCCGTATCTGTTCCTGTCCTTCGCGCCGCCGCTGGGGCCGTTCAAGTGCGCGTCGCCTGTTTCGAGGATCGTGCGGAAGCGGTTGCGGCATGGCGGGGTCGAACTCGGGCGGGTCGCAGGTGCGCATCTCCTGCGCCACAGCCTTGCCACCCCAGCTCGTCAGGCAGCGAAGGCCGATCAACGAGGTCGCCGATCTTCTTGGCCACCGGAGCATCAACACAACGGCGCTGTAGGTGAAGGTTGCGGCCTCGCAACTCGCCGAGGTCGCACTCCCCTTTCCGGGAGGCGCGGCATGACCGCCTTCGCCCGATTCCTCGGCGAGAAGGTCGAGCGTTACATCGAACTGCGCCACTCGCTCGGCTACTCTTTCAGCAAACAAGCTGGCACGTTGCGGGCTTTCGCCCGCTACGTTGAACGCGCTCAGTTCCATGCGCCCGCCACCCGGACGATGGCGCTGGACTTCGTCCTGGCGTTCGGCGGCGCCGCCAACAGCCGCACCACTCGTCACGGCGTGCTCCGCCGATTCTACGAGTATCTCGCCGTCTATGACGCCCAAACGGAGACCTTGGAGCGTAGAGTCTTTCCCAGGTCCAGGGCGATTCCGCCGCCGCGGATCCTCAGCGATTCATCGACGCAGGTGCGCGCATTTCGCCAGGCATCCCTCTCAGGGGGCGGACGATGGCAACGCTGA
- a CDS encoding tyrosine-type recombinase/integrase — protein MSEHLLLAPLLESYFRRRLTKQRNATPATVASYRDALRMLILFAAARLRKRPAALVLEDLDRDLVLAFLDELEEKRNNTVATRNARLAAIRSFFHHVAAADPASFGVAQRVLTIPTKRAHIEVTRHLTNAEVDAIIAAPDQRTPRGRRDRAFLLFLARTGARVSEAIGVNADDLERPRSQVLLHGKGRRDRAIPVPQDLARALAALLRERGIANHEPRPIFVGAHNERLTRSGATHIVRRAAAKAVAIRPDLAEKPISPHIFRHSLAMKLLQSGVDLLTIQAWLGHA, from the coding sequence ATGAGCGAACATCTGCTCCTCGCGCCGCTCCTGGAATCCTACTTTCGCCGGCGCTTGACCAAGCAGCGCAACGCCACTCCCGCGACTGTCGCGAGCTATCGCGACGCCTTGCGCATGCTGATCCTCTTTGCCGCCGCCAGGTTGCGGAAGAGGCCGGCGGCGTTGGTGCTCGAAGATCTCGATCGAGACCTCGTTCTCGCCTTTCTCGACGAACTCGAGGAGAAGCGGAACAACACCGTCGCCACGCGCAATGCCCGACTAGCTGCGATACGATCTTTCTTCCACCATGTGGCAGCGGCCGACCCGGCGTCCTTTGGTGTCGCGCAACGCGTGCTGACGATTCCCACAAAACGGGCGCACATTGAGGTGACGCGCCACCTCACCAACGCAGAAGTGGACGCAATCATTGCGGCGCCCGATCAGAGGACGCCCCGTGGTCGGCGCGACCGCGCGTTTCTGCTGTTCCTGGCGCGGACCGGCGCGCGGGTCTCCGAAGCCATCGGTGTCAATGCTGACGACTTGGAACGCCCGCGTTCGCAGGTACTGTTGCACGGTAAGGGGCGCAGAGATCGCGCCATCCCCGTTCCTCAGGATCTGGCGAGAGCGCTGGCGGCCTTGTTGCGCGAACGCGGAATCGCCAACCACGAACCACGACCGATCTTTGTCGGCGCCCACAATGAGCGCCTGACGCGCTCCGGGGCGACCCACATCGTACGACGAGCGGCGGCCAAGGCAGTGGCCATTAGGCCGGACTTGGCCGAAAAGCCCATATCGCCACACATCTTCCGGCACTCCCTCGCCATGAAGCTTCTCCAGTCCGGCGTGGATCTTTTGACGATTCAAGCCTGGCTCGGGCACGCATAG
- the tnpB gene encoding IS66 family insertion sequence element accessory protein TnpB produces the protein MITVVPTDRIYLCCGATDMRRGINSLARMVQQVLALDPHLCIG, from the coding sequence GTGATCACGGTGGTGCCGACAGACCGGATTTACCTGTGCTGCGGCGCGACCGATATGCGTCGCGGGATCAACAGCCTGGCGCGGATGGTGCAGCAGGTGCTCGCGCTCGACCCGCACTTATGCATCGGGTGA
- a CDS encoding M24 family metallopeptidase: MATPDIDGYDAVIDFLHEAGLANGVVGLELNQISAETAEKFKKLLPEATIVNSKKAVNGVRLIKSDFEISVMKEAAAIADAAMMRATELIRPGARETDVVAEIVATQVRGAKGHPGTGFPPIGPLFFCSSPRTGAAHIPWSEDTIRDGSQINLEVTGVRHGYVVPLMRTFSVGAPPIVCFADTRHTLPVWRTR, from the coding sequence GTGGCCACCCCTGACATTGATGGTTACGACGCGGTGATTGACTTTCTCCATGAAGCTGGGCTGGCAAACGGTGTCGTGGGGCTCGAATTAAATCAAATATCCGCGGAAACGGCAGAGAAGTTCAAGAAGCTACTGCCGGAAGCGACGATAGTGAATTCCAAGAAAGCGGTAAACGGGGTCCGGCTCATCAAGTCGGATTTCGAGATCTCTGTTATGAAGGAGGCTGCGGCTATCGCCGATGCCGCGATGATGCGTGCAACAGAATTGATACGGCCTGGGGCGCGTGAAACTGATGTTGTCGCAGAGATCGTGGCGACGCAGGTGCGTGGTGCCAAAGGGCACCCCGGCACGGGCTTCCCGCCGATAGGTCCTCTCTTCTTCTGCTCCTCGCCTCGCACGGGTGCGGCCCACATTCCCTGGAGCGAGGACACTATTCGCGATGGTTCGCAAATCAATCTTGAAGTTACCGGCGTCCGCCATGGCTACGTCGTCCCGCTCATGCGCACCTTCTCAGTTGGCGCCCCTCCGATCGTCTGCTTTGCCGACACGAGGCACACCTTGCCGGTCTGGAGGACGCGCTGA
- a CDS encoding M24 family metallopeptidase produces MMKELYFAVAEFKARLSAVKQEMVKRGIDVLLLSEPPNQNYITGYNSDSYYTPQMVIVALDREEPMWVGRLMDRISATMTTYLGDDSIRAYPESHVHSPVLSAYDAMADIVKEIGGEKARIGVEMGGYYYSARAHADLVRALPLAEFVDADLLVGWIRLVKSPAELAIMHQAGQIADTAMQRVNNMVEVGVRECDIAAAIYQQQICGTLEFGGDYPCYPPVLCIGERSVAPHAVWTDQPVQNSTVINLELSGCRHRYTVFLARTIVVGTPSSAFIDLSKIAVEGLNVCLESVRPGRTCSEVFIAFHEALARHGVEKEGRIGYPTGVAFPPAGGERTASIRKDDRTVLQPGMVFHLMPGLWSNDVGITITQSFAVTELGYEPLTMTPRKLFVK; encoded by the coding sequence ATGATGAAAGAATTGTATTTTGCAGTTGCCGAGTTCAAGGCTCGTTTGTCGGCTGTCAAACAGGAAATGGTAAAACGCGGGATCGATGTCCTGCTTTTATCCGAACCGCCGAACCAGAACTATATCACGGGCTACAATTCGGATTCGTACTATACTCCGCAAATGGTGATCGTGGCGCTCGACCGCGAGGAGCCTATGTGGGTGGGGCGATTGATGGACCGGATCTCGGCGACAATGACGACCTACCTTGGTGATGACAGCATTAGAGCCTATCCTGAGTCGCATGTGCATTCTCCCGTGCTTTCGGCGTACGACGCTATGGCCGACATTGTTAAGGAAATTGGCGGGGAAAAGGCCCGCATCGGTGTAGAGATGGGCGGATACTACTACTCCGCTCGCGCACACGCAGATCTTGTCCGGGCGCTCCCGCTCGCCGAGTTTGTGGATGCCGATCTGCTCGTGGGGTGGATCAGGCTCGTTAAGAGTCCGGCTGAACTGGCGATCATGCATCAAGCTGGCCAGATTGCCGATACGGCAATGCAGCGTGTGAATAATATGGTTGAGGTGGGTGTGCGCGAGTGCGATATCGCTGCCGCTATCTACCAACAACAAATATGTGGCACACTTGAGTTCGGAGGTGATTATCCTTGTTACCCTCCAGTTCTGTGCATAGGTGAGCGCTCTGTTGCTCCTCATGCAGTTTGGACAGATCAGCCGGTGCAGAATTCGACCGTGATTAATCTTGAGCTGTCAGGATGCCGACACCGCTACACGGTATTCCTCGCCCGCACGATTGTTGTTGGCACGCCCTCATCCGCATTTATAGACCTGTCAAAAATCGCCGTAGAGGGCCTGAACGTCTGCCTTGAAAGTGTTCGACCCGGGCGAACCTGTTCAGAGGTGTTCATCGCATTTCATGAAGCGCTGGCTCGCCATGGAGTCGAAAAAGAAGGCAGAATCGGGTATCCTACGGGCGTTGCATTTCCTCCAGCGGGCGGAGAGCGAACAGCTAGTATTCGAAAGGACGACAGAACGGTTCTTCAACCAGGTATGGTATTTCACCTGATGCCGGGCCTATGGTCAAACGATGTCGGCATTACCATCACGCAAAGCTTTGCTGTGACCGAACTTGGCTATGAGCCTTTGACGATGACGCCGCGCAAGCTGTTCGTCAAATAG
- the tnpB gene encoding IS66 family insertion sequence element accessory protein TnpB, protein MSYKRLTDGCFAWPTTKEQVSVSLTKAQLSLLLDGIDWHRPSKIYRPRLAG, encoded by the coding sequence GTGAGCTACAAGCGGCTTACCGATGGTTGTTTTGCCTGGCCAACCACCAAGGAGCAGGTCTCCGTGTCGCTCACCAAGGCGCAGCTTTCGCTGCTTTTGGACGGGATCGACTGGCACCGGCCGAGCAAGATTTATCGACCGCGTTTGGCTGGCTGA
- a CDS encoding dipeptidase, with amino-acid sequence MHVDSIVHYLLGRRDEILDNLCDFLRIPSVSTDPAYLGGMRDAQTFLVNWLKRMGLSDVQLLDGGGHPAVYGAWNGAPGKPTLLIYGHYDVQPPDPLETWVTPPFEPTVRNGRLYARGASDVKGSTVIALETVDAFLKVRGACPVNVKVFLEGEEETNSPSLRAIVERYGDLLQADGMISADGARAHPEISTINVGSRGIVEFEISIRTADKDVHSGRYGGAVRNAAHEMARIIASLHDEDGAIAIPGLLTALSPVPANVRAETAKFLFDEVAFVKSVGAHAHGEHGFSMRERLTLRPALDVNGMWGGYTGVGYKTVIPCTAHAKLSLRIVPGQDPDQVSAALKAHLRTVCPPDVELSIDNPETGSRAFNLPTGHPLVVAAKKVLHEATGQEAVLVRLGATIPITAIFQELLGVQTLTFGFALPDEDIHAPNEFFRLASLAEGLSAWPKLLEQVGELSADEFRSMATVATIQQV; translated from the coding sequence ATGCATGTAGATTCGATCGTTCATTACCTGCTCGGTAGGCGGGACGAGATTCTGGATAACCTTTGCGACTTCTTACGGATACCAAGCGTAAGCACAGACCCCGCTTACCTAGGAGGGATGCGCGACGCGCAAACATTTTTGGTGAACTGGCTGAAGCGCATGGGCCTCAGCGATGTGCAGCTCCTCGATGGCGGCGGCCATCCCGCTGTTTATGGAGCTTGGAACGGTGCGCCCGGAAAACCGACCTTGCTCATCTATGGACATTATGATGTTCAGCCCCCCGACCCGCTAGAAACTTGGGTAACTCCACCTTTCGAACCAACCGTCCGCAACGGACGGCTCTACGCGCGCGGTGCATCTGACGTCAAAGGCTCGACTGTAATAGCGCTCGAAACTGTCGACGCCTTTCTGAAAGTCCGAGGCGCCTGCCCCGTGAACGTCAAGGTTTTCTTGGAGGGGGAAGAGGAAACCAACAGTCCTAGTTTGCGCGCAATTGTAGAGCGGTACGGCGACTTGCTGCAGGCTGATGGAATGATATCCGCTGATGGCGCCCGAGCGCACCCGGAAATTTCGACGATCAATGTCGGGTCGCGCGGAATTGTAGAATTTGAGATTTCAATTCGAACGGCCGACAAGGACGTTCATTCTGGTCGTTACGGCGGCGCGGTCCGGAACGCCGCACATGAGATGGCGAGGATCATCGCTTCTTTACATGACGAGGATGGCGCGATCGCAATTCCGGGATTGCTGACAGCCCTCTCGCCAGTCCCTGCAAATGTCCGAGCGGAGACGGCCAAATTTCTCTTCGACGAGGTCGCTTTCGTCAAGAGCGTAGGCGCCCACGCCCACGGCGAACATGGCTTTTCGATGCGTGAACGGCTAACGCTTCGACCGGCCTTGGACGTAAACGGAATGTGGGGAGGTTACACCGGGGTCGGCTACAAAACAGTGATCCCATGTACCGCCCACGCTAAGCTGTCATTGCGAATCGTGCCCGGACAGGACCCTGACCAGGTCTCAGCCGCGCTGAAGGCTCATCTGCGCACCGTTTGTCCCCCGGATGTTGAGCTCTCGATCGACAATCCGGAAACGGGGAGCCGTGCCTTCAACTTGCCTACCGGGCATCCACTCGTGGTTGCGGCAAAAAAAGTTCTGCATGAGGCGACCGGTCAAGAGGCGGTTCTTGTCCGGCTAGGGGCGACCATACCCATCACAGCGATATTCCAAGAGTTGCTCGGGGTTCAGACGCTGACGTTCGGGTTTGCCCTACCGGATGAGGATATTCATGCGCCCAACGAATTTTTTCGGTTAGCCTCGTTGGCGGAAGGGCTTTCTGCATGGCCAAAGTTGCTAGAGCAAGTCGGCGAACTGAGCGCCGATGAGTTTCGATCTATGGCGACAGTGGCGACAATTCAGCAAGTTTAG
- a CDS encoding helix-turn-helix domain-containing protein, with product MVDRDALDGLALHGIFIITSIESTSGAAQVSDSVKHRQSKASALAADGTLNPAPEKIGDQKFREDGFFDPRDIVQVKYEMLRRVSVDKMSVTEVSDEYGVSRPTFYQAKADFEDAGLAGLVPRKRGPHGPHKIQSEVLTFLRAQVVPGEPIRARELTNRIRTEFGLDVHPRTIERALGVKKTA from the coding sequence TTGGTCGACAGAGACGCGCTTGACGGTTTAGCCTTGCACGGCATATTTATAATTACGTCAATTGAGTCGACATCGGGAGCAGCGCAGGTGTCGGACAGCGTCAAGCACAGGCAATCGAAGGCCAGCGCCCTGGCCGCGGATGGCACGCTCAATCCAGCCCCGGAAAAAATCGGCGACCAGAAGTTCCGGGAGGACGGCTTCTTCGATCCGCGCGACATCGTGCAGGTGAAGTACGAGATGCTGCGGCGCGTATCCGTCGACAAAATGTCGGTAACGGAGGTGTCCGACGAATATGGCGTCTCCCGGCCGACCTTCTACCAGGCCAAGGCGGACTTCGAGGACGCGGGTCTGGCCGGCCTAGTACCGAGGAAGCGCGGCCCGCATGGCCCGCACAAGATCCAAAGCGAAGTGCTGACCTTCCTCAGGGCCCAGGTGGTTCCAGGCGAGCCCATTCGGGCACGCGAACTGACGAACCGGATCCGGACAGAGTTCGGCCTCGATGTCCACCCCAGAACAATCGAGCGTGCGCTCGGCGTAAAAAAAACGGCGTAA
- a CDS encoding aminopeptidase P family N-terminal domain-containing protein: protein MVRQDIEALVVSSLANIAYLTGSIVRHSGPQGLVISIRKEEPTFIVRRADFAAAIYQTYLERDNLIVSPETGWPPLTLMVTTR, encoded by the coding sequence ATGGTGCGTCAGGACATCGAGGCGCTTGTCGTATCCAGCTTGGCAAACATTGCTTATCTTACGGGTTCGATCGTCCGGCATTCCGGGCCACAAGGCCTTGTGATTTCAATTCGCAAAGAGGAACCGACGTTCATCGTGCGACGCGCGGATTTTGCGGCAGCCATCTATCAGACTTACCTGGAGCGCGATAACCTGATCGTTTCTCCAGAAACCGGGTGGCCACCCCTGACATTGATGGTTACGACGCGGTGA
- a CDS encoding DUF5372 family protein, whose amino-acid sequence MTHPFHPYSGQRGACIGKRGNRAGKLLLLRFDDGRICSVPPQWTDAAVPSLEVVAGNGRALCSLTDLPELSGLVERLISQRRRETPQDCKGIFADVERHKTRGAFVECARFAGIICDWSTETRLTV is encoded by the coding sequence GTGACTCACCCCTTTCATCCCTATTCCGGGCAGCGCGGTGCCTGCATTGGGAAGCGCGGTAACCGAGCGGGCAAGCTGTTGCTGCTGCGCTTTGACGATGGCCGGATTTGCTCTGTTCCGCCGCAATGGACCGATGCAGCAGTGCCCAGCCTTGAGGTTGTCGCGGGAAACGGGCGCGCACTGTGCAGCCTCACCGACCTACCGGAACTCAGCGGTCTCGTAGAGCGCCTCATATCGCAACGCAGACGCGAAACACCGCAAGATTGTAAAGGAATTTTTGCCGACGTTGAACGCCACAAAACCCGTGGAGCCTTCGTTGAATGTGCCAGATTTGCGGGAATCATATGCGATTGGTCGACAGAGACGCGCTTGACGGTTTAG